Proteins encoded in a region of the Sebastes fasciatus isolate fSebFas1 chromosome 9, fSebFas1.pri, whole genome shotgun sequence genome:
- the ppp1r35 gene encoding protein phosphatase 1 regulatory subunit 35 isoform X2 produces MRMSSSSHLSPPPSPHSAPLPLSSSSSSLTRCPELDLSVTLGSAHTHLKPRPLKTRQQNDQSQLKPSPQGQMGRKGNIQVCLEEPVVVTVTAEQSRDAPPQQPIRGQRRSRGCRHGGAPRQWVEPPAAVSNQDPGYLERAGLNTTLALKAELQSLQRAEFNSQKAVQEMLRRSERTKNLINTRATEEVNVSRSQHLFTSLVCVDVLEDQLISQVLQQRLLLPPCHHGNKVANGPSLLFFMTSDHLRQKPLPPEEGPGNYKSFPSPRPAYSTFDLYRRGRC; encoded by the exons ATGAg GATGAGTTCCTCGTcccacctctctcctcctccctctcctcactccgctcccctccccctctcctcctcctcctcctctctgactcgCTGTCCTGAACTCGACTTGTCAGTCACACTCGGCTCCGCCCACACACAcctgaagccccgcccactGAAGACGAGGCAGCAaaatgaccaatcacagctgaaGCCCAGCCCCCAAGGACAGATGGGAAGAAAGGGGAACATACAG GTGTGTCTTGAAGAGCCGGTGGTTGTCACGGTTACCgcggagcagagcagagacgCCCCTcctcagcagccaatcagaggtcaaaggagAAGCAGAGGATGTCGTCA tGGTGGAGCCCCCAGACAGTGGGTGGAGCCCCCTGCTGCAGTATCCAATCAAGATCCAGGTTATCTGGAGAGGGCGGGGCTAAACACCACTCTGGCTCTGAAGGCGGAGCTTCAGTCACTGCAG AGGGCGGAGTTTAACTCCCAGAAGGCCGTTCAGGAGATGCTACGGAGGTCCGAGAGGACCAAAAACCTAATCAACACCAGAGCTACTGAAG aAGTGAACGTCTCTCGCTCTCAGCATCTCTTCACCTCTCTGGTGTGTGTGGATGTTCTGGAGGATCAGCTAATCAGCCAGGTGCTGCAGCAGAGGCTCCTGCTGCCCCcctgtcaccatggcaacaaagTAGCAAATGGGCCATCCCTTCTCTTCTTCATGACCTCTGACCACCTCAGACAGAAGCCCCTCCCACCAGAGGAGGGGCCTGGAAACTACAAGTCCTTCCCATCGCCACGTCCCGCCTActcgacctttgacctctacaGAAGAGGGAGATGCTGA
- the ppp1r35 gene encoding protein phosphatase 1 regulatory subunit 35 isoform X1, with product MDGMSSSSHLSPPPSPHSAPLPLSSSSSSLTRCPELDLSVTLGSAHTHLKPRPLKTRQQNDQSQLKPSPQGQMGRKGNIQVCLEEPVVVTVTAEQSRDAPPQQPIRGQRRSRGCRHGGAPRQWVEPPAAVSNQDPGYLERAGLNTTLALKAELQSLQRAEFNSQKAVQEMLRRSERTKNLINTRATEEVNVSRSQHLFTSLVCVDVLEDQLISQVLQQRLLLPPCHHGNKVANGPSLLFFMTSDHLRQKPLPPEEGPGNYKSFPSPRPAYSTFDLYRRGRC from the exons ATGGATGG GATGAGTTCCTCGTcccacctctctcctcctccctctcctcactccgctcccctccccctctcctcctcctcctcctctctgactcgCTGTCCTGAACTCGACTTGTCAGTCACACTCGGCTCCGCCCACACACAcctgaagccccgcccactGAAGACGAGGCAGCAaaatgaccaatcacagctgaaGCCCAGCCCCCAAGGACAGATGGGAAGAAAGGGGAACATACAG GTGTGTCTTGAAGAGCCGGTGGTTGTCACGGTTACCgcggagcagagcagagacgCCCCTcctcagcagccaatcagaggtcaaaggagAAGCAGAGGATGTCGTCA tGGTGGAGCCCCCAGACAGTGGGTGGAGCCCCCTGCTGCAGTATCCAATCAAGATCCAGGTTATCTGGAGAGGGCGGGGCTAAACACCACTCTGGCTCTGAAGGCGGAGCTTCAGTCACTGCAG AGGGCGGAGTTTAACTCCCAGAAGGCCGTTCAGGAGATGCTACGGAGGTCCGAGAGGACCAAAAACCTAATCAACACCAGAGCTACTGAAG aAGTGAACGTCTCTCGCTCTCAGCATCTCTTCACCTCTCTGGTGTGTGTGGATGTTCTGGAGGATCAGCTAATCAGCCAGGTGCTGCAGCAGAGGCTCCTGCTGCCCCcctgtcaccatggcaacaaagTAGCAAATGGGCCATCCCTTCTCTTCTTCATGACCTCTGACCACCTCAGACAGAAGCCCCTCCCACCAGAGGAGGGGCCTGGAAACTACAAGTCCTTCCCATCGCCACGTCCCGCCTActcgacctttgacctctacaGAAGAGGGAGATGCTGA
- the ppp1r35 gene encoding protein phosphatase 1 regulatory subunit 35 isoform X3, giving the protein MDGMSSSSHLSPPPSPHSAPLPLSSSSSSLTRCPELDLSVTLGSAHTHLKPRPLKTRQQNDQSQLKPSPQGQMGRKGNIQVCLEEPVVVTVTAEQSRDAPPQQPIRGQRRSRGCRHAPRQWVEPPAAVSNQDPGYLERAGLNTTLALKAELQSLQRAEFNSQKAVQEMLRRSERTKNLINTRATEEVNVSRSQHLFTSLVCVDVLEDQLISQVLQQRLLLPPCHHGNKVANGPSLLFFMTSDHLRQKPLPPEEGPGNYKSFPSPRPAYSTFDLYRRGRC; this is encoded by the exons ATGGATGG GATGAGTTCCTCGTcccacctctctcctcctccctctcctcactccgctcccctccccctctcctcctcctcctcctctctgactcgCTGTCCTGAACTCGACTTGTCAGTCACACTCGGCTCCGCCCACACACAcctgaagccccgcccactGAAGACGAGGCAGCAaaatgaccaatcacagctgaaGCCCAGCCCCCAAGGACAGATGGGAAGAAAGGGGAACATACAG GTGTGTCTTGAAGAGCCGGTGGTTGTCACGGTTACCgcggagcagagcagagacgCCCCTcctcagcagccaatcagaggtcaaaggagAAGCAGAGGATGTCGTCATG CCCCCAGACAGTGGGTGGAGCCCCCTGCTGCAGTATCCAATCAAGATCCAGGTTATCTGGAGAGGGCGGGGCTAAACACCACTCTGGCTCTGAAGGCGGAGCTTCAGTCACTGCAG AGGGCGGAGTTTAACTCCCAGAAGGCCGTTCAGGAGATGCTACGGAGGTCCGAGAGGACCAAAAACCTAATCAACACCAGAGCTACTGAAG aAGTGAACGTCTCTCGCTCTCAGCATCTCTTCACCTCTCTGGTGTGTGTGGATGTTCTGGAGGATCAGCTAATCAGCCAGGTGCTGCAGCAGAGGCTCCTGCTGCCCCcctgtcaccatggcaacaaagTAGCAAATGGGCCATCCCTTCTCTTCTTCATGACCTCTGACCACCTCAGACAGAAGCCCCTCCCACCAGAGGAGGGGCCTGGAAACTACAAGTCCTTCCCATCGCCACGTCCCGCCTActcgacctttgacctctacaGAAGAGGGAGATGCTGA
- the ppp1r35 gene encoding protein phosphatase 1 regulatory subunit 35 isoform X4 — protein MSSSSHLSPPPSPHSAPLPLSSSSSSLTRCPELDLSVTLGSAHTHLKPRPLKTRQQNDQSQLKPSPQGQMGRKGNIQVCLEEPVVVTVTAEQSRDAPPQQPIRGQRRSRGCRHGGAPRQWVEPPAAVSNQDPGYLERAGLNTTLALKAELQSLQRAEFNSQKAVQEMLRRSERTKNLINTRATEEVNVSRSQHLFTSLVCVDVLEDQLISQVLQQRLLLPPCHHGNKVANGPSLLFFMTSDHLRQKPLPPEEGPGNYKSFPSPRPAYSTFDLYRRGRC, from the exons ATGAGTTCCTCGTcccacctctctcctcctccctctcctcactccgctcccctccccctctcctcctcctcctcctctctgactcgCTGTCCTGAACTCGACTTGTCAGTCACACTCGGCTCCGCCCACACACAcctgaagccccgcccactGAAGACGAGGCAGCAaaatgaccaatcacagctgaaGCCCAGCCCCCAAGGACAGATGGGAAGAAAGGGGAACATACAG GTGTGTCTTGAAGAGCCGGTGGTTGTCACGGTTACCgcggagcagagcagagacgCCCCTcctcagcagccaatcagaggtcaaaggagAAGCAGAGGATGTCGTCA tGGTGGAGCCCCCAGACAGTGGGTGGAGCCCCCTGCTGCAGTATCCAATCAAGATCCAGGTTATCTGGAGAGGGCGGGGCTAAACACCACTCTGGCTCTGAAGGCGGAGCTTCAGTCACTGCAG AGGGCGGAGTTTAACTCCCAGAAGGCCGTTCAGGAGATGCTACGGAGGTCCGAGAGGACCAAAAACCTAATCAACACCAGAGCTACTGAAG aAGTGAACGTCTCTCGCTCTCAGCATCTCTTCACCTCTCTGGTGTGTGTGGATGTTCTGGAGGATCAGCTAATCAGCCAGGTGCTGCAGCAGAGGCTCCTGCTGCCCCcctgtcaccatggcaacaaagTAGCAAATGGGCCATCCCTTCTCTTCTTCATGACCTCTGACCACCTCAGACAGAAGCCCCTCCCACCAGAGGAGGGGCCTGGAAACTACAAGTCCTTCCCATCGCCACGTCCCGCCTActcgacctttgacctctacaGAAGAGGGAGATGCTGA